The sequence ATGAACAGAACCATGTAGAAGAAGATGATAATCGCTGAAAGGTCCTTCTTAAAAACAATCTTGAAAATGGAAATCAAGAGGAACAGACCCACGCCGATACCTACCGTAGCAATCAGCATGGTAGGGTTCACAGCATTCTTCACCTGCTCCGCAAGCACCGACAAATCCGGTTCCGCAATGGTAATAAGCACGCCCATCACAAAGCAGACCGAAGCCAGCAACAGAACGCGGCGGGATTTGGCAAGACCGGAACCCATATGTTCACCCATAGGGGTCATGGCCAGGTCAGCGCCCAGGTTGAACAGGCCAATGCCCACCACCAGAAATACGGCGCAAACCGCAAAGACAACCATTTCCTTAAAGCTCAGCGACACCAGCGGCGTAAAGGAAACAATCAAGACAATCAGTGTTATGGGCAACACCGACGCAAAGGATTCCTTTAACTTAGCCAATAAAATTTTGAGCATCGCTCCGCAATATAGCTTTATTCGCTCACTGCAGGCGGCTCGACCTCCGGAGCAGCGGGTGCTTCCGTTGCGGGAACATCAGAAGCGGCGGGCTCTTCCATTTCGGGGGCGGGCAATTCTTCATACCCCTTGGCGGTCACATGTTCCTCGGGAACAAAACTCATCACGCGGCGGATATCGTCAATGGCGTCATCTGCAAATGCCTTCAGCAGTTCATAGACGGCCTCGGCAAAATTCCTCATGTCGTCGCCTTTATAGTTCCTGGATTCATCGTAAGCCTTACGCCAGATAAAGCCCTCGGATTCAGTCTTACGCAAGGTGAAGGTAACGGCCAGACGGGCAAAGCGATCGTTTCCGCGGTCCACTTCTTCCACGGCATTCACATGGGTCATGAATTCCAGATCCGGCTTGACAGCCACATCCACATCCAGTACGCCAAAGAGGGCCGAAGACTTCATCATAGAAGTCACAGACTGTTCCACCAGAAATTCCGGGCGGGCAGCCCACACGGAATAAGTGTAGAACATGAAGTCATAAGGCGATTCGCGATACACGATATTGTTTCGACGGTAGGCCGGGTCTACAGAGGCATGGGTCACCATCAAAGTGTAGGGGAACACCGGATCTGCGGTAGCCTTCTTCACCTCGGGAACAGGCAGCATGTAATATTTGACTTCCCTATCAGGGCCGCCAAAGCAACCCGTGAGAACCATCGCAACGGCGCAAGCCATCCAAAAGGCAATCTTACCCATCATTACTTCTCCCTATCAGAAGCCTTGGGACTGCGAATCAGGCTAGAGGGCTGATTCTTGATCTTCTGGCTGAAATCGTTGAGGTTTTCCAGAATGGCATTCAGCTGCTTAAGAGCATCTGCAAAGTTCGTCTGGTTCTTATACAGGAACACATCCACTCTCCTGGACATAGCTTCCAGCGAATGCAAAGTCTTGACCAGGTCGTCGTTCATCTGCTTGGTATCGAGAGCGGCCATCTTCGCCTGGATCTGGTCCAGCGTATTCTTGACTTCTATAGCCAAGTGGGACTCGTCAAGTTCTGCGGTAATGCGCTTCAGGGAACCCATAGACGTATCCAGTTTTGCTACCGGAGCCTCCATGGACTTCACCA is a genomic window of Fibrobacter sp. UWH6 containing:
- a CDS encoding ABC-type transport auxiliary lipoprotein family protein; translated protein: MMGKIAFWMACAVAMVLTGCFGGPDREVKYYMLPVPEVKKATADPVFPYTLMVTHASVDPAYRRNNIVYRESPYDFMFYTYSVWAARPEFLVEQSVTSMMKSSALFGVLDVDVAVKPDLEFMTHVNAVEEVDRGNDRFARLAVTFTLRKTESEGFIWRKAYDESRNYKGDDMRNFAEAVYELLKAFADDAIDDIRRVMSFVPEEHVTAKGYEELPAPEMEEPAASDVPATEAPAAPEVEPPAVSE